In one Leishmania mexicana MHOM/GT/2001/U1103 complete genome, chromosome 19 genomic region, the following are encoded:
- a CDS encoding putative glycerol uptake protein produces the protein MVIMWSTHVALLYLIEVNEGFEQTYWVQYCTLSILSSLTAILGDAEVLPLEQRMRWSVAFRMSTLRLIAFNYDLWEATHAAARARDRATAKHDAGCVECAQLREQNAASAAALPAEASRCYKYRTEYARDPADYNFLNYAAYVLFPPLYLAGPMSSFNAFVSHMRVPSTSMPLRKMARYAFGILRIYITEYTLLHFVHIPCLGSYAFVILRMTLLEQAQFLFYMLAYLWLKFSFIWKSSRLLAMFSGIEVPEDMRRCFGNTLTVRDFWRDWHASFNLWIVRYMYIPMGGRSRVALSVLPIFLFIAVWHDPALHLVKWAVCIAAMFVAEVAVSVCFGWAAAAFRREMAAAAPTGAVSDAALDSGRPANCAPRRSLLARLARLSARRLSPLAQSWVYRQCRVVAGMTTVFGLIVANLVGFSMQNAVATVEKHGLPSSGTDADDVIKKAFHSITPLFTLGLIAFMYSMSALAAMDRDMARQQTSYLKLLYRLKQ, from the coding sequence ATGGTCATCATGTGGTCCACGCACGTCGCTCTCCTGTACCTCATCGAGGTCAACGAGGGGTTCGAGCAGACGTACTGGGTGCAGTACTGCACTTTGTCTATTCTGTCGAGCCTGACAGCCATTCTGGGTGATGCAGAAGTGCTTCCTTTGGAGCAGCGGATGCGCTGGTCCGTAGCCTTCCGCATGTCGACGCTGCGCCTCATCGCCTTCAACTACGACCTGTGGGAggccacgcacgccgccgcacgcgcgcgcgaccGTGCCACGGCGAAGCACGACGCCGGCTGCGTCGagtgcgcgcagctgcgcgagcagaacgcggcgtcggcggccgcgctgcccGCCGAGGCGTCGCGCTGCTACAAGTACCGCACCGAGTACGCGCGCGACCCCGCCGACTACAACTTCCTGAACTACGCCGCCTACGTGCTGTTCCCGCCACTGTACCTTGCCGGGCCAATGTCGTCCTTCAACGCCTTCGTGTcgcacatgcgcgtgccgagcacgtcgatgccgctgcgcaagatGGCGAGGTACGCGTTTGGCATCCTCCGCATCTACATCACGGAGtacacgctgctgcacttTGTGCACATCCCATGCCTCGGCTCGTACGCCTTCGTGATCCTTCGGATGACCTTGCTGGAGCAGGCGCAGTTCCTGTTCTACATGCTGGCCTACCTGTGGTTGAAGTTCAGCTTTATATGGAAGTCGTCACGGCTCCTCGCCATGTTCAGCGGCATCGAAGTTCCGGAGGacatgcggcgctgcttcggcAACACGCTGACGGTGCGGGACTTCTGGCGCGACTGGCACGCATCCTTCAACCTGTGGATCGTGCGGTACATGTACATCCCGATGGGTggccgcagccgcgtcgcgctgtcggtgctgcCGATCTTCCTGTTCATTGCGGTGTGGCACGACCCTGCGCTGCACCTTGTCAAGTGGGCGGTGTGCATTGCCGCGATGTtcgtggcggaggtggcggtgagcGTGTGCTTTGGGtgggccgccgcggcgttcCGGCGCGAgatggccgccgcggcaccgacggGCGCAGTAAGTGATGCTGCGTTGGACAGCGGCCGCCCCGCGaactgcgcgccgcgccgtaGTCTGCTGGCACGGCTGGCGAGGCTCTCTGCGCGTCGCTTGAGCCCGCTCGCGCAATCGTGGGTATACCGCCAATGTCGAGTGGTAGCTGGCATGACCACAGTGTTCGGGCTGATCGTTGCGAACTTGGTGGGTTTCTCGATGCAAAATGCGGTGGCGACCGTGGAGAAGCACGGCCTACCGTCGTCGGGGACCGATGCCGACGATGTGATCAAGAAGGCGTTTCACAGCATCACGCCCCTCTTTACTCTAGGCCTGATTGCCTTCATGTACTCTATGTCCGCCCTGGCGGCGATGGATCGCGACATGGCCCGCCAGCAAACATCATACTTGAAGCTGCTCTATAGACTGAAGCAGTAG
- a CDS encoding putative glycerol uptake protein — protein sequence PEKAFNKESTATVQDPSLVPPSPFPQGSAPPLLSPSTSVPQPPRTAPSWRCRLHFVSPTTPLDIGAAHYSTVYPRLCSIEYIVAAATCVGTMLYGFAVLQSFCYRNFFSYQWDIVDPNPFFGRMGSQGYDNSMDDQWVGFVTHYKRFLGLALLLAGFSGFYRALLSYTTPSGSPIPSDNTACSSLSASSKCSVSLDGHVKVWAPPKWLDKLRSRARALGSPSAAQRRCTAFLQRSWILPAFYTIAGVVFVIFVHGPHVFLPLLIIIANYVIFSRLQRWCPYWLFMVIMWSTHVALLYLIEVNEGFEQTYWVQYCTLSILSSLTAILGDAEVLPLEQRMRWSVAFRMSTLRLIAFNYDLWEATHAAARARDRATAKHDAGCVECAQLREQNAASAAALPAEASRCYKYRTEYARDPADYNFLNYAAYVLFPPLYLAGPMSSFNAFVSHMRVPSTSMPLRKMARYAFGILRIYITEYTLLHFVHIPCLGSYAFVILRMTLLEQAQFLFYMLAYLWLKFSFIWKSSRLLAMFSGIEVPEDMRRCFGNTLTVRDFWRDWHASFNLWIVRYMYIPMGGRSRVALSVLPIFLFIAVWHDPALHLVKWAVCIAAMFVAEVAVSVCFGWAAAAFRREMAAAAPTGAVSDAALDSGRPANCAPRRSLLARLARLSARRLSPLAQSWVYRQCRVVAGMTTVFGLIVANLVGFSMQNAVATVEKHGLPSSGTDADDVIKKAFHSITPLFTLGLIAFMYSMSALAAMDRDMARQQTSYLKLLYRLKQ from the coding sequence CCAGAGAAAGCGTTCAACAAAGAGTCGACGGCGACTGTGCAGGACCCCTCGCTggtgccgccatcgccatTCCCCCAAGGCTCCGCACCGCCGTTGCTATCGCCATCCACCTCCGTCCCGCAACCACCCCGCACTGCTCCttcgtggcgctgccgcctccacttCGTGAGCCCCACCACGCCGTTGGACATCGGGGCCGCCCATTACAGCACCGTTTACCCTCGCCTGTGCTCCATCGAGTATATCGTGGCCGCCGCAACGTGTGTGGGAACGATGCTTTACGGGTTTGCAGTGCTGCAGTCGTTCTGCTACAGGAATTTCTTCTCGTACCAGTGGGACATCGTCGATCCGAATCCCTTCTTTGGACGCATGGGCTCCCAAGGCTACGACAATAGCATGGACGATCAGTGGGTCGGGTTCGTCACTCATTACAAGCGTTTTCTTGGTCTggccctgctgctggcgggctTTTCTGGGTTCTATCGAGCGCTGCTCTCTTACACAACGCCATCTGGatcccccatcccctctgACAACACGGCCTGCTCATCACTCTCGGCGAGCAGCAAGTGCTCAGTGTCGCTGGACGGCCATGTGAAGGTGTGGGCGCCACCGAAATGGTTGGATAAGCTacgctcacgcgcgcgcgctctcggcTCACCCTCAGCTGCACagaggaggtgcaccgcCTTTCTGCAGCGCTCTTGGATCCTGCCCGCCTTCTACACCATTGCGGGCGTCGTCTTCGTTATCTTTGTGCACGGCCCGCACGTTTtcctcccgctgctcatcatcatcgccaaCTACGTCATCTtctcgcggctgcagcgctggtgccCCTACTGGCTGTTCATGGTCATCATGTGGTCCACGCACGTCGCTCTCCTGTACCTCATCGAGGTCAACGAGGGGTTCGAGCAGACGTACTGGGTGCAGTACTGCACTTTGTCTATTCTGTCGAGCCTGACAGCCATTCTGGGTGATGCAGAAGTGCTTCCTTTGGAGCAGCGGATGCGCTGGTCCGTAGCCTTCCGCATGTCGACGCTGCGCCTCATCGCCTTCAACTACGACCTGTGGGAggccacgcacgccgccgcacgcgcgcgcgaccGTGCCACGGCGAAGCACGACGCCGGCTGCGTCGagtgcgcgcagctgcgcgagcagaacgcggcgtcggcggccgcgctgcccGCCGAGGCGTCGCGCTGCTACAAGTACCGCACCGAGTACGCGCGCGACCCCGCCGACTACAACTTCCTGAACTACGCCGCCTACGTGCTGTTCCCGCCACTGTACCTTGCCGGGCCAATGTCGTCCTTCAACGCCTTCGTGTcgcacatgcgcgtgccgagcacgtcgatgccgctgcgcaagatGGCGAGGTACGCGTTTGGCATCCTCCGCATCTACATCACGGAGtacacgctgctgcacttTGTGCACATCCCATGCCTCGGCTCGTACGCCTTCGTGATCCTTCGGATGACCTTGCTGGAGCAGGCGCAGTTCCTGTTCTACATGCTGGCCTACCTGTGGTTGAAGTTCAGCTTTATATGGAAGTCGTCACGGCTCCTCGCCATGTTCAGCGGCATCGAAGTTCCGGAGGacatgcggcgctgcttcggcAACACGCTGACGGTGCGGGACTTCTGGCGCGACTGGCACGCATCCTTCAACCTGTGGATCGTGCGGTACATGTACATCCCGATGGGTggccgcagccgcgtcgcgctgtcggtgctgcCGATCTTCCTGTTCATTGCGGTGTGGCACGACCCTGCGCTGCACCTTGTCAAGTGGGCGGTGTGCATTGCCGCGATGTtcgtggcggaggtggcggtgagcGTGTGCTTTGGGtgggccgccgcggcgttcCGGCGCGAgatggccgccgcggcaccgacggGCGCAGTAAGTGATGCTGCGTTGGACAGCGGCCGCCCCGCGaactgcgcgccgcgccgtaGTCTGCTGGCACGGCTGGCGAGGCTCTCTGCGCGTCGCTTGAGCCCGCTCGCGCAATCGTGGGTATACCGCCAATGTCGAGTGGTAGCTGGCATGACCACAGTGTTCGGGCTGATCGTTGCGAACTTGGTGGGTTTCTCGATGCAAAATGCGGTGGCGACCGTGGAGAAGCACGGCCTACCGTCGTCGGGGACCGATGCCGACGATGTGATCAAGAAGGCGTTTCACAGCATCACGCCCCTCTTTACTCTAGGCCTGATTGCCTTCATGTACTCTATGTCCGCCCTGGCGGCGATGGATCGCGACATGGCCCGCCAGCAAACATCATACTTGAAGCTGCTCTATAGACTGAAGCAGTAG